One Thiocapsa bogorovii DNA segment encodes these proteins:
- a CDS encoding polysaccharide biosynthesis protein — translation MKIWFQRARSRLLVFLHDLLMIPMAWGLAYWMRFNLAYVPPEFIDEAIDTLPLVVLVIGSVYWMFGLYRGVWRFASMDDLVRIAQAVLVGTTLLLFLLFALNRMAYIPRSLPALFVIFQLMLLVGPRLLYRWMKDRRLDFSGGKRVLIVGAGRAGEMLVRDLLRDPKSGYVPVAFVDDKPHRQGGVVHGVPIRGTTNDIPQLAENFGIDVVLLAAPSASTQEMRRLVGLCESAGRPFRTVPRIKELMDGQVSVNQLRSVSIEDLLGREPVTLDWDGIRRGLADRLVMVSGAGGSIGSELCRQLRSCGLRRLILLDHGEYNLYQIETELLDSPSPRIFARYLVDITNAVAVNDLFNQLRPDVVFHAAAYKHVPLLEDQIQAALHNNVIGTRIIASAADRCGCERFVLISTDKAVNPSNVMGASKRFAELLCQDIQSRSACRFMTVRFGNVLGSAGSVVPRFRQQIERGGPVTVTHPDIERFFMTIPEACQLIMQAAVIGKGGETFVLDMGTPVKIHYLAEQMIRLSGLVPDRDIKIEFTGLRPGEKLFEELFYPSEGFAETPHPRIHIARRTEAPGADLLRSALSDLVQALSDRDDEAARSVLGRVVPDWNAEQGKEAGFSLRAFHGIGRAGQESRFFPVAPTS, via the coding sequence ATGAAGATCTGGTTCCAGCGCGCACGCTCGCGCCTCTTGGTCTTCCTGCACGACTTGCTGATGATCCCTATGGCGTGGGGGTTGGCGTATTGGATGCGGTTCAATCTCGCGTATGTTCCTCCGGAATTCATCGACGAGGCGATCGACACGCTCCCGCTGGTTGTGCTGGTGATCGGCTCGGTCTACTGGATGTTCGGGCTTTATCGAGGAGTATGGCGCTTTGCGTCGATGGACGATCTCGTGCGGATCGCGCAAGCCGTCCTCGTCGGCACCACCCTGCTCTTGTTCTTGCTCTTCGCCTTAAATCGGATGGCCTATATCCCGCGGTCATTGCCCGCACTGTTCGTGATCTTCCAGCTCATGCTTCTTGTCGGGCCGCGGCTTCTCTATCGCTGGATGAAAGACCGACGACTGGATTTCAGCGGGGGAAAGCGGGTCTTGATCGTCGGGGCCGGGCGCGCGGGCGAAATGCTCGTCCGTGACTTGTTGCGCGATCCCAAGTCGGGCTACGTCCCGGTCGCATTTGTCGACGACAAGCCGCATCGGCAGGGAGGCGTCGTGCACGGCGTGCCGATCCGAGGCACAACCAACGACATTCCGCAACTGGCCGAGAACTTCGGGATCGACGTCGTCCTCTTAGCCGCACCGAGCGCATCCACACAGGAAATGCGGCGGCTGGTCGGACTCTGCGAGTCCGCCGGGCGGCCCTTCCGCACGGTGCCCCGGATCAAAGAGTTGATGGACGGTCAGGTCAGCGTGAATCAACTGCGCTCCGTCTCGATCGAGGATCTGCTCGGGCGAGAGCCGGTGACCTTGGATTGGGACGGCATTCGGCGCGGCCTGGCGGATCGCCTCGTGATGGTCAGCGGTGCGGGCGGCTCGATCGGCTCGGAGCTCTGTCGCCAGTTGCGCAGTTGCGGGCTGCGGCGGCTGATCCTGCTCGATCATGGCGAGTACAACCTCTACCAGATCGAAACCGAGTTGCTCGACAGCCCGAGTCCGCGGATCTTTGCCCGCTATCTGGTGGATATTACCAACGCGGTCGCGGTCAACGACCTCTTCAACCAACTACGACCGGATGTCGTCTTCCACGCCGCAGCTTACAAACACGTCCCTCTCTTGGAGGATCAGATCCAGGCGGCGCTGCACAACAACGTGATCGGGACCCGGATCATCGCCTCCGCGGCGGATCGGTGCGGCTGCGAGCGCTTCGTGCTGATCTCGACCGATAAGGCGGTCAACCCCTCTAATGTCATGGGGGCCAGCAAACGTTTTGCGGAGCTACTCTGTCAAGACATTCAGAGCCGCTCCGCCTGTCGCTTTATGACGGTGCGCTTCGGCAATGTGTTGGGATCGGCCGGCAGCGTCGTACCGCGCTTCCGACAACAGATCGAGCGTGGCGGACCCGTGACGGTCACCCATCCCGACATCGAGCGCTTCTTCATGACGATCCCCGAGGCATGCCAGCTCATCATGCAGGCCGCAGTCATCGGAAAAGGCGGCGAAACCTTCGTCCTCGACATGGGCACGCCGGTAAAGATCCACTATCTGGCCGAGCAAATGATCCGGCTTTCCGGGCTGGTACCAGACCGTGATATCAAGATCGAGTTCACCGGGCTGCGCCCCGGCGAAAAATTGTTCGAGGAGCTCTTCTATCCCTCTGAAGGTTTTGCCGAGACCCCCCATCCACGCATCCACATCGCGCGCCGGACGGAAGCACCCGGCGCCGACCTGCTCCGCTCCGCCTTGAGCGATCTCGTCCAAGCCCTTTCCGATCGCGACGACGAGGCAGCCCGGTCAGTTCTCGGTCGTGTTGTACCCGACTGGAATGCCGAGCAGGGGAAAGAGGCCGGCTTCTCCCTGCGAGCCTTTCATGGAATAGGTCGTGCCGGACAGGAAAGCCGGTTTTTCCCGGTCGCACCCACATCCTGA
- a CDS encoding CCDC90 family protein, with product MTSVVALYEALTTAPDDRSRARVIAEAFEGLEARYPHLPDLATQAHVRETELRLQKEIEQVRAELKADIEQVRADLRATELRLQKEIEQVRADLKADIEHVRADLTLKIEQLRGDVARSKIDLLKWLVPLMLAQVAAIAALVKLL from the coding sequence ATGACATCCGTTGTCGCACTCTACGAGGCCTTGACCACGGCCCCCGACGATCGCAGTCGAGCTCGCGTCATCGCCGAAGCCTTCGAGGGTCTGGAAGCTCGCTATCCGCACCTGCCGGATTTGGCCACGCAAGCCCATGTGCGGGAGACCGAGCTGCGGCTGCAGAAAGAGATCGAGCAGGTGCGCGCCGAGCTAAAAGCCGATATCGAGCAAGTCCGCGCCGACCTGCGCGCGACAGAGCTGCGACTCCAAAAAGAGATCGAGCAAGTCCGAGCCGACCTAAAAGCCGATATCGAACACGTCCGAGCCGACTTGACGTTGAAAATCGAACAACTGCGCGGCGACGTCGCCCGCAGCAAGATCGACCTGCTCAAATGGCTCGTGCCGCTCATGCTCGCCCAGGTCGCGGCCATCGCCGCCTTGGTCAAGCTGCTTTAA
- a CDS encoding sugar transferase encodes MNGSLKRAMDVVLALLGLIVSAPLMLLVALLIRLDSPGKVIFSQPRLGLNGRLFLMHKFRKFPDNWGTKGAAVTVASDARMTRLGRVLERTKLDELPQLWNILIGEMSFVGPRPETERFKDLFTGEFARVHDYLPGIFGPNQVAFRNESHLYPPDQDPEVFYREQLFPQKARNDLDYFSRATVLSDAHWIVRGLWCSIVGAIDWNKLGRRAGKAFVADLVILELAWLGANILRFDGLPTRHLWDVYVMGIWLIPLVVLPVLILGGNYRGMVRHFAATDAIRLAVSVFVGWTIAYLLVLVGGERNASIGVGMIAVMLTLMQMGAARVFYRERFRRANNLKREAEARRAHGGDPRSVVALYGAGHRGLAVASLLNHGFPDARVAGFLDDNDRDLVGRHIAGYPILGSERDLDTVHAVHRIDQLWTTFEPNRFKYERLRDWCRQNEVRLVVLPVTEPFLSLNMTGDGDSSFAADREAAAYRQRPPERLQPATSPQRG; translated from the coding sequence CTTGATGTTGCTCGTTGCACTGCTGATTCGGCTGGACTCGCCCGGCAAGGTGATTTTCTCTCAGCCGCGTCTGGGACTGAACGGACGCCTGTTCTTGATGCATAAGTTCCGCAAGTTCCCTGACAACTGGGGCACTAAGGGCGCCGCCGTCACAGTGGCTTCGGACGCGCGCATGACCCGTCTAGGACGAGTACTGGAGCGGACCAAGCTCGACGAGCTCCCGCAGCTTTGGAATATCCTGATCGGGGAGATGTCGTTTGTCGGCCCGCGACCGGAAACCGAGCGGTTCAAGGATCTCTTCACCGGCGAATTCGCGCGTGTGCATGATTACCTTCCCGGGATCTTCGGCCCGAATCAGGTGGCTTTTCGCAACGAGTCGCATCTCTACCCGCCGGATCAGGATCCGGAGGTCTTTTACCGGGAGCAACTGTTTCCGCAGAAAGCACGGAACGATCTCGACTATTTCAGCCGCGCGACGGTCCTCTCGGATGCGCATTGGATCGTACGCGGCCTGTGGTGCAGCATTGTCGGCGCGATCGACTGGAACAAGCTGGGGCGGCGAGCCGGCAAGGCGTTCGTGGCCGATCTCGTGATCTTGGAGCTGGCCTGGCTGGGGGCGAACATCCTGCGCTTCGACGGTCTGCCGACGCGCCACTTATGGGATGTCTATGTCATGGGCATCTGGCTCATTCCGCTGGTGGTCTTACCCGTGCTGATCCTGGGTGGCAATTACCGCGGCATGGTGAGGCATTTTGCAGCAACCGATGCCATCCGCTTGGCCGTTTCTGTCTTTGTCGGCTGGACAATCGCCTATCTTCTCGTGCTGGTCGGAGGCGAGCGCAATGCCTCGATCGGGGTTGGAATGATCGCCGTTATGCTGACTCTGATGCAGATGGGTGCTGCGCGCGTCTTCTATCGCGAGCGATTCAGGCGCGCGAACAACCTCAAGCGCGAAGCCGAAGCGCGTCGGGCGCACGGAGGCGACCCCAGGTCGGTCGTTGCGCTTTACGGCGCCGGACACCGCGGCCTGGCGGTGGCCAGTTTGCTGAACCACGGTTTCCCCGATGCCCGGGTGGCGGGCTTTTTGGACGACAATGATCGCGATCTCGTCGGCCGCCACATCGCCGGCTACCCGATCCTGGGCTCGGAGCGGGATCTCGACACCGTACATGCGGTCCATCGTATCGATCAGCTCTGGACGACGTTTGAGCCAAATCGGTTCAAATATGAGCGCCTACGGGACTGGTGTCGGCAGAACGAGGTACGCCTCGTCGTGCTGCCCGTCACCGAACCTTTCCTGTCGCTCAACATGACCGGCGACGGCGATTCGTCCTTTGCGGCGGATCGGGAGGCCGCGGCCTACCGGCAAAGACCGCCCGAGCGCCTGCAACCGGCGACCTCCCCGCAGAGAGGCTGA
- a CDS encoding transposase, with protein MAEHPEAMRARAALCEHTFGTLKRWMGWDHFLVRGLEKVQGEPALVVHCYNFRRVLSILGLDGFRAACEARRRSGGQGQLEASFFIVCSSWGRLQGRLARRSASRRRFATAAAAPLRYRPPPRRVLARVDGRPRNTCPVSERCHACRDDPRQLPPWPKRPTKPLTSTFQQRPAILTPMAKAKQWPRSAYGTEESGALRVAFKRRDACFSAPLPRPCC; from the coding sequence ATGGCCGAGCACCCCGAGGCAATGCGCGCGCGAGCGGCGCTCTGCGAGCACACCTTCGGCACCCTCAAGCGCTGGATGGGCTGGGACCACTTCCTGGTCCGCGGCCTGGAGAAGGTCCAGGGAGAACCGGCCCTTGTGGTCCACTGCTACAACTTCCGACGGGTCTTGAGCATCCTCGGACTCGACGGATTCCGGGCGGCCTGTGAAGCGCGCCGCCGCTCGGGCGGGCAAGGCCAACTCGAAGCGTCATTTTTCATCGTCTGCAGCTCATGGGGGCGCCTGCAAGGGCGCCTCGCGCGCCGGTCCGCCTCGCGGCGCCGATTCGCCACCGCCGCCGCGGCGCCTTTGCGGTACCGCCCGCCGCCCAGGCGAGTGCTTGCACGGGTCGACGGGCGGCCGCGGAATACTTGCCCGGTCTCGGAGCGGTGTCACGCATGCCGAGACGATCCGCGCCAACTGCCACCATGGCCAAAGCGACCAACGAAGCCCCTTACGAGCACCTTCCAACAACGCCCCGCCATTCTTACCCCTATGGCGAAAGCCAAACAGTGGCCTCGATCGGCCTACGGGACGGAAGAGTCCGGGGCGCTGCGGGTCGCGTTCAAGCGTCGCGATGCCTGCTTCTCGGCACCCCTGCCGCGGCCGTGCTGCTGA
- a CDS encoding FkbM family methyltransferase — protein MLLKIDIQGFEQEVLKGTTDLPPKINAVEVEASDLDFYEGLVLHEEIAHFLIEAGVRLDARFNTHVHQGEPVQAWLGCFGAEFRVYANQHREPK, from the coding sequence GTGCTGCTGAAGATCGACATCCAAGGCTTCGAGCAGGAAGTGCTCAAGGGCACCACCGATCTGCCACCGAAGATCAACGCGGTCGAAGTCGAGGCCTCCGATCTCGATTTCTACGAGGGACTGGTCCTGCACGAGGAGATCGCACACTTTCTGATCGAAGCCGGCGTCAGACTGGACGCACGCTTCAATACCCACGTCCACCAGGGCGAGCCGGTGCAGGCGTGGCTCGGCTGTTTCGGGGCTGAATTTCGGGTGTATGCGAACCAACACCGTGAGCCAAAATGA